Proteins from one Malania oleifera isolate guangnan ecotype guangnan chromosome 4, ASM2987363v1, whole genome shotgun sequence genomic window:
- the LOC131152723 gene encoding plastid-lipid-associated protein, chloroplastic-like isoform X1, with protein MAGVSQFNPSICKVFSATSPQLQFGSKPSIFPINSIGIGEKVTKRCRVSSVRGRQNFRVRAADEDEGGPYLGEPAEEGAAAAVAVAEEEKPKEPTEISSLKKALVDSFYGTDRGLRASSETRAEIVELITQLEAKNPTPAPTEALTLLNGKWILAYTSFAGLFPLMSRGTLPLVKVEEISQTIDSETFTVQNSVQFSGPLTTTSVSANAKFEVRSPQRVQIKFQEGIIGTPQLTDSIVIPENVEFLGQKIDLTPFKGLITSLQNTASSVVKTISNQPPLKIPISNSSAESWLLTTYLDEELRISRGDGGSVFVLIKEGESIGRVEQARR; from the exons ATGGCCGGAGTTTCTCAATTCAATCCCTCTATCTGCAAGGTCTTCTCTGCAACCTCACCGCAGCTTCAGTTCGGCTCCAAGCCCTCAATTTTTCCGATCAATTCGATCGGAATTGGGGAGAAAGTGACGAAGAGGTGTAGGGTTTCCTCCGTTAGGGGACGGCAAAATTTTCGGGTCCGAGCGGCGGACGAGGACGAGGGGGGCCCGTATTTGGGGGAGCCGGCCGAGGAGGGGGCGGCAGCGGCGGTGGCGGTGGCGGAGGAGGAGAAACCTAAGGAGCCGACGGAGATTAGCAGTTTGAAGAAAGCCTTGGTGGATTCGTTCTACGGGACCGATCGTGGGCTGAGAGCCTCAAGCGAGACGAGGGCGGAGATTGTTGAGCTAATTACGCAGCTCGAGGCGAAGAATCCGACTCCGGCACCGACCGAGGCGTTGACTCTTCTTAACGGAAAATGGATTCTGGC GTATACATCATTTGCAGGTTTGTTCCCCCTGATGTCAAGGGGAACACTACCATTGGTGAAAGTGGAGGAGATATCTCAGACCATCGATTCAGAGACATTCACAGTCCAAAATTCCGTTCAGTTTTCTGGACCACTCACCACTACTTCTGTCAGCGCTAATGCTAAATTTGAAGTCCGAAGTCCCCAGCGTGTGCAG ATCAAGTTCCAAGAAGGCATCATTGGAACTCCCCAGCTGACAGACTCTATCGTGATCCCAGAGAACGTAGAATTTCTGGGACAAAAGATCGACCTCACCCCATTCAAAGGCTTAATCACCTCACTCCAGAACACTGCTTCGTCTGTTGTAAAGACCATTTCCAACCAACCACCATTGAAGATCCCTATCTCAAACAGTAGTGCTGAATCATGGCTACTAACGACATACCTCGATGAAGAACTTCGGATCTCTAGGGGAGATGGGGGCAGCGTATTTGTGCTCATCAAGGAAG gtgaatcAATTGGGCGAGtggagcaggctcgcagatag
- the LOC131152723 gene encoding plastid-lipid-associated protein, chloroplastic-like isoform X2 has protein sequence MAGVSQFNPSICKVFSATSPQLQFGSKPSIFPINSIGIGEKVTKRCRVSSVRGRQNFRVRAADEDEGGPYLGEPAEEGAAAAVAVAEEEKPKEPTEISSLKKALVDSFYGTDRGLRASSETRAEIVELITQLEAKNPTPAPTEALTLLNGKWILAYTSFAGLFPLMSRGTLPLVKVEEISQTIDSETFTVQNSVQFSGPLTTTSVSANAKFEVRSPQRVQIKFQEGIIGTPQLTDSIVIPENVEFLGQKIDLTPFKGLITSLQNTASSVVKTISNQPPLKIPISNSSAESWLLTTYLDEELRISRGDGGSVFVLIKEGSPLLTP, from the exons ATGGCCGGAGTTTCTCAATTCAATCCCTCTATCTGCAAGGTCTTCTCTGCAACCTCACCGCAGCTTCAGTTCGGCTCCAAGCCCTCAATTTTTCCGATCAATTCGATCGGAATTGGGGAGAAAGTGACGAAGAGGTGTAGGGTTTCCTCCGTTAGGGGACGGCAAAATTTTCGGGTCCGAGCGGCGGACGAGGACGAGGGGGGCCCGTATTTGGGGGAGCCGGCCGAGGAGGGGGCGGCAGCGGCGGTGGCGGTGGCGGAGGAGGAGAAACCTAAGGAGCCGACGGAGATTAGCAGTTTGAAGAAAGCCTTGGTGGATTCGTTCTACGGGACCGATCGTGGGCTGAGAGCCTCAAGCGAGACGAGGGCGGAGATTGTTGAGCTAATTACGCAGCTCGAGGCGAAGAATCCGACTCCGGCACCGACCGAGGCGTTGACTCTTCTTAACGGAAAATGGATTCTGGC GTATACATCATTTGCAGGTTTGTTCCCCCTGATGTCAAGGGGAACACTACCATTGGTGAAAGTGGAGGAGATATCTCAGACCATCGATTCAGAGACATTCACAGTCCAAAATTCCGTTCAGTTTTCTGGACCACTCACCACTACTTCTGTCAGCGCTAATGCTAAATTTGAAGTCCGAAGTCCCCAGCGTGTGCAG ATCAAGTTCCAAGAAGGCATCATTGGAACTCCCCAGCTGACAGACTCTATCGTGATCCCAGAGAACGTAGAATTTCTGGGACAAAAGATCGACCTCACCCCATTCAAAGGCTTAATCACCTCACTCCAGAACACTGCTTCGTCTGTTGTAAAGACCATTTCCAACCAACCACCATTGAAGATCCCTATCTCAAACAGTAGTGCTGAATCATGGCTACTAACGACATACCTCGATGAAGAACTTCGGATCTCTAGGGGAGATGGGGGCAGCGTATTTGTGCTCATCAAGGAAGGTAGCCCCCTTTTGACGCCCTAA